The following are from one region of the Sandaracinus amylolyticus genome:
- a CDS encoding pyridoxal phosphate-dependent aminotransferase produces the protein MPSLASRLSVIKPSATIAISDRAAALRAQGIDVISFGVGEPDFPTPAHIREAAKTAIDKGATKYTRVRGIAPLITAIQDDCEKRRGVRPGADDIVCSVGAKHTLYNLAVALFEPGDEVIIPAPYWVSYPEQVLLVGATPKIVETREEDGFLLRPDALEKAIGPKTKGLILCSPSNPTGGAYSEDKLRAIAAVLAKHPNVWVIVDEIYAQLVYGGFQQRSLLSIAPELRDRLVIVDGASKTYAMTGWRMGWMIAPKALCDACEMVQSQSTTNPTSFVQHATIAALQGDKAELDAMVREFEARRDLMVSGLNGIAGISCRVPEGAFYAFPSVKGLIGRKTADGAVLADDVAVASWMLEEAKSAVVPGSAFGAPGYVRLSYATSRELISAGVGRIAAAVKTLR, from the coding sequence ATGCCGTCCCTCGCTTCGCGCCTCTCGGTCATCAAGCCCTCGGCGACGATCGCCATCTCGGACCGCGCTGCGGCCCTCCGCGCCCAGGGGATCGACGTGATCTCCTTCGGCGTCGGCGAGCCGGACTTCCCGACGCCCGCGCACATCCGCGAGGCGGCGAAGACGGCGATCGACAAGGGCGCGACGAAGTACACGCGGGTCCGCGGCATCGCCCCGCTGATCACGGCGATCCAGGACGACTGCGAGAAGCGCCGCGGCGTGCGCCCGGGGGCCGACGACATCGTCTGCTCGGTCGGCGCGAAGCACACGCTCTACAACCTCGCGGTCGCGCTCTTCGAGCCGGGCGACGAGGTGATCATCCCGGCGCCCTACTGGGTGAGCTACCCGGAGCAGGTGCTGCTCGTCGGCGCGACCCCGAAGATCGTCGAGACGCGCGAGGAGGACGGGTTCCTGCTGCGCCCGGACGCGCTCGAGAAGGCGATCGGGCCCAAGACGAAGGGCCTCATCCTCTGCTCGCCGTCGAACCCGACGGGCGGCGCGTACTCCGAGGACAAGCTCCGCGCGATCGCGGCGGTCCTCGCGAAGCACCCGAACGTCTGGGTGATCGTCGACGAGATCTACGCGCAGCTGGTGTACGGCGGGTTCCAGCAGCGCTCGCTGCTCAGCATCGCGCCGGAGCTGCGCGATCGGCTCGTGATCGTCGACGGCGCGAGCAAGACGTACGCGATGACCGGCTGGCGCATGGGCTGGATGATCGCGCCCAAGGCGCTCTGCGACGCGTGCGAGATGGTGCAGAGCCAGTCGACGACGAACCCGACGTCCTTCGTGCAGCACGCGACGATCGCCGCGCTCCAGGGCGACAAGGCCGAGCTCGACGCGATGGTGCGCGAGTTCGAGGCGCGCCGCGATCTGATGGTCAGCGGGCTCAATGGGATCGCGGGGATCAGCTGCCGCGTTCCGGAAGGCGCGTTCTACGCGTTCCCGAGCGTGAAGGGCCTGATCGGGCGGAAGACCGCGGACGGCGCGGTGCTCGCGGACGACGTGGCGGTCGCGTCGTGGATGCTCGAAGAGGCGAAGAGCGCGGTGGTGCCGGGATCGGCGTTCGGCGCGCCGGGCTACGTGCGGCTGAGCTACGCGACGTCGCGCGAGCTGATCTCGGCGGGAGTCGGGCGGATCGCGGCGGCGGTGAAGACGCTGCGTTGA